The following are from one region of the Nicotiana tabacum cultivar K326 chromosome 3, ASM71507v2, whole genome shotgun sequence genome:
- the LOC107804421 gene encoding uncharacterized protein LOC107804421 isoform X1 produces MDLPLLSEKKPQLVVMGIYALVLVHFLYSNINTIMKRKNNFFSPLVVSIWHHFLILSATAEVNLKTDEAALLALKSYLTSDTYNILTSNWTSTTSVCQWIGVTCGSRHQRVTALDISNMGLIGTIPPHLGNLSFLVSLDISSNRFHGILPQDLSNLHRLEFINVTSNKFTGDIPSWFSLLPELQHLHLAFNSFTGIIPPAIFNASKLESLVLGVNQLQGEIPNEIGNLQGLTWLSLGSNQLTGLVPLSLFNISSLRRLVLTNNSLSGNLPVDICSNLPELMVLALSNNEFDGQIPLDIDKCSNLQILSLSFNRFTGVIPRKIGNLTMISSLYLGRNDLEGEIPEEIGYLRNLEILDVQNCSLSGPLPFSISNITSLRLLNLYGNKLSGSLPPDMCLNMPDLRAFDLGNNQFSGTIPKEFGNCTSLSDLFLRENNLIGELPMEIGNLFNLGRLDLHYNFLTGPIPSTIFNMSNIRGISFLGNFFTGSLPADIGLGLPNLEELYLGYNNLTGSIPNSLSNASNIFRLGIGYNNFSGPFPRSFGNLKRLEYLNVNDNHFTREPSSPELTFFDSLTNCRHLRQLWIGYNPLDGNLPASVGNLSSSLDYVYAAYSEIRGSMPREIGYLSGLSFLFLQGNYLSGFIPSSIGNLENLQALNLYGNKMISGPIPEELCNLKNLGFLSLGNNEICCSIPACLGNIKSLRYVYLDSNKLIFSIPPSLWNLNDLLHLDVSSNFLESSLPPEIGNLKVATLLNVSKNQISGIIPSTIGAMQNMAELSFAENRLEGPIPESLGNMVALESLDLSHNKLSGGIPKSLVGLSHLNYLNVSYNRLSGEIPTGGPFANFSYDSFLSNEGLCGDARLQTPACRSNSPHRKRKKNVLLIVLISLMAASIIMLSVTLTIFLVIRCRKRKTIIATHQADSSPATLHGRVSYHDLQQATNGFSTSNLLGSGSYGSVYKATFGSTILAVKVFNLQTEGAFKSFDTECEVLRNVRHRNLAKVINSCSNVDFKALVLEYMPNGNLDDWLHSESCSLDIMQRVDIMIDVGSALDYLHHDYFVPVVHCDLKPSNVLLDEDMVAHVSDFGLAKLLGVGESIAQTKTLATIGYIAPEFGLEGLVSTRCDIYSYGIMLMEMFTRKKPTDEQFAENSSLRGWIRQSWPHAMDKIIDPELMIPEEKNKTGKMQCLSSIMELALRCTTDMPEERMNIKHVLAQLKTLRTMLENVVMH; encoded by the exons ATGGATCTTCCCCTTCTTTCAG AAAAGAAACCGCAGCTAGTAGTAATGGGGATATATGCCTTAGTTCTGGTACACTTTCTCTATTCCAACATAAACACAATCATGAAGagaaaaaacaatttcttttCCCCTCTTGTAGTTTCAATATGGCACCATTTTCTGATATTATCAGCCACTGCAGAAGTCAACCTCAAAACTGATGAGGCTGCTCTTCTTGCTTTGAAATCCTATCTTACTTCTGATACTTACAATATCTTGACAAGCAACTGGACCTCAACCACTTCAGTTTGCCAGTGGATTGGCGTAACATGCGGCTCTCGCCATCAAAGAGTCACAGCCTTGGATATTTCCAACATGGGACTAATAGGCACCATCCCTCCTCACTTGGGAAATCTGTCTTTTCTGGTCTCCCTTGATATCAGTAGCAACCGTTTCCATGGAATTCTGCCTCAAGATTTGAGTAATTTGCACAGATTAGAATTTATAAATGTCACTTCTAATAAGTTCACTGGAGATATTCCCTCATGGTTTTCTCTTTTGCCAGAACTCCAGCACTTGCATCTAGCATTTAACAGtttcacaggtattattccaccGGCCATTTTCAATGCATCCAAGCTAGAGAGTTTAGTGTTGGGAGTTAATCAGTTACAAGGGGAAATTCCAAATGAAATTGGTAATCTTCAAGGCTTGACATGGTTGAGTTTGGGATCAAATCAGCTAACAGGCCTTGTACCACTTAGCCTGTTCAACATTTCATCGTTACGACGTTTGGTCCTGACAAACAATAGTTTGTCTGGAAACCTTCCTGTCGATATATGCTCGAATCTCCCAGAACTCATGGTACTTGCACTGTCTAACAATGAATTTGATGGACAAATTCCTTTGGACATCGACAAATgctcaaaccttcaaattttgtcATTATCATTCAATAGGTTCACTGGAGTGATACCTAGAAAGATTGGGAACTTGACTATGATATCTTCTTTATACCTTGGTCGAAATGATTTGGAAG GTgaaataccagaagagattgGATATCTCCGTAATCTAGAGATATTGGATGTGCAGAACTGTAGCCTAAGTGGTCCATTACCATTTTCTATAAGTAACATAACTTCACTTCGATTGCTCAACCTTTATGGCAATAAGCTCTCTGGCTCATTACCCCCGGATATGTGTTTGAACATGCCTGATCTCAGAGCATTTGATCTTGGAAATAATCAATTCAGTGGAACCATTCCAAAAGAATTTGGAAACTGCACTTCACTTTCTGACCTCTTCCTAAGAGAAAACAACCTAATAG GTGAGTTACCAATGGAGATTGGTAATCTTTTCAATTTGGGAAGATTAGATCTACACTACAACTTCTTAACAGGTCCTATTCCATCTACAATATTTAACATGTCAAACATAAGGGGCATTTCATTTTTGGGGAACTTCTTTACCGGAAGTCTTCCAGCAGATATAGGACTTGGCCTTCCTAATCTTGAAGAACTTTATCTTGGTTACAATAACCTGACTGGATCCATCCCTAACTCACTGTCAAACGCTTCCAACATTTTCCGGCTAGGAATTGGATATAATAACTTTTCTGGTCCTTTTCCGAGGTCATTTGGTAATCTAAAACGTTTAGAGTACCTAAATGTGAATGACAATCATTTCACAAGAGAACCTTCATCTCCAGAATTGACTTTCTTCGATTCCTTGACAAATTGCAGACATTTAAGACAACTGTGGATAGGTTATAATCCACTCGATGGAAATCTCCCCGCTTCTGTTGGAAATCTCTCAAGTTCTCTTGACTATGTTTATGCTGCTTATAGTGAAATCAGAGGCAGCATGCCCCGTGAAATTGGATATTTAAGTGGTTTGTCTTTCTTGTTTCTTCAAGGCAATTACTTGAGTGGATTCATTCCAAGTTCAATAGGGAATTTAGAGAATCTTCAAGCATTAAATTTGTATGGCAACAAAATGATAAGTGGACCTATCCCTGAGGAACTCTGCAATTTGAAGAATTTGGGATTCTTGAGTTTGGGAAATAATGAGATTTGCTGTTCTATACCAGCATGTTTAGGGAACATTAAATCTCTTAGATACGTTTACTTAGATTCCAACAAATTGATTTTTAGCATACCTCCCAGCCTGTGGAACCTCAATGATCTCTTGCATCTTGATGTGTCCTCAAATTTCTTGGAAAGCTCTCTACCTccagaaattggaaatttgaaagtcGCAACATTACTGAATGTATCGAAGAATCAAATCTCAGGAATTATCCCGAGCACAATTGGAGCAATGCAAAACATGGCTGAACTTTCTTTTGCAGAAAATAGACTAGAAGGGCCTATTCCAGAGTCATTGGGGAACATGGTTGCCTTGGAATCGTTGGACTTGTCTCATAACAAGCTCTCTGGTGGAATTCCCAAATCACTGGTAGGTCTTTCCCATCTTAACTATCTCAATGTATCTTACAACAGATTGAGTGGTGAAATTCCAACTGGAGGTCCTTTTGCGAACTTCTCTTATGATTCATTCCTTTCAAATGAGGGATTATGTGGTGATGCTAGATTGCAGACACCAGCATGTAGGTCTAATTCTCCTcataggaaaagaaaaaagaatgtgCTTCTTATTGTGTTGATCTCACTGATGGCTGCTTCAATCATAATGCTCTCAGTCACGCTCACCATCTTTTTGGTGATTAGATGTCGAAAGAGGAAAACAATCATTGCTACTCATCAGGCGGATTCTTCTCCAGCCACATTACATGGAAGAGTTTCGTACCATGACCTTCAACAAGCAACAAATGGATTCAGTACGAGCAACTTGCTCGGATCTGGAAGTTATGGGTCTGTTTACAAAGCTACATTTGGGAGTACTATATTGGCCGTTAAAGTATTCAATTTGCAAACAGAAGGCGCATTCAAGAGTTTCGATACAGAATGTGAAGTCTTGCGCAACGTTCGTCACAGAAATTTGGCTAAAGTCATCAATAGTTGCTCCAACGTTGATTTCAAAGCCTTGGTATTAGAGTACATGCCTAATGGAAACCTAGACGATTGGCTTCATTCTGAGAGTTGTTCCTTAGATATCATGCAGAGAGTAGACATAATGATTGATGTGGGATCAGCATTAGACTATCTCCATCATGACTATTTTGTGCCGGTTGTTCACTGTGATCTAAAGCCTAGCAATGTCCTACTCGATGAAGATATGGTTGCACATGTGAGTGACTTTGGGCTAGCAAAGTTATTAGGGGTAGGAGAAAGTATTGCACAAACCAAAACTCTTGCAACCATCGGGTACATTGCACCAG AGTTTGGATTGGAAGGACTGGTATCTACAAGGTGTGACATTTACAGCTATGGTATCATGTTGATGGAAATGTTTACAAGAAAAAAGCCAACAGATGAACAGTTTGCTGAAAATTCAAGCTTGAGGGGGTGGATAAGACAATCATGGCCACACGCGATGGACAAGATAATAGATCCTGAGCTAATGATACCAGAAGAGAAGAACAAAACAGGAAAGATGCAGTGCTTATCATCCATTATGGAATTAGCTCTGAGGTGCACAACGGACATGCCAGAGGAAAGAATGAATATCAAACATGTTCTTGCTCAACTCAAGACCCTCAGAACTATGTTGGAAAATGTAGTAATGCATTAA
- the LOC107804421 gene encoding uncharacterized protein LOC107804421 isoform X3, which translates to MDLPLLSELQHLHLAFNSFTGIIPPAIFNASKLESLVLGVNQLQGEIPNEIGNLQGLTWLSLGSNQLTGLVPLSLFNISSLRRLVLTNNSLSGNLPVDICSNLPELMVLALSNNEFDGQIPLDIDKCSNLQILSLSFNRFTGVIPRKIGNLTMISSLYLGRNDLEGEIPEEIGYLRNLEILDVQNCSLSGPLPFSISNITSLRLLNLYGNKLSGSLPPDMCLNMPDLRAFDLGNNQFSGTIPKEFGNCTSLSDLFLRENNLIGELPMEIGNLFNLGRLDLHYNFLTGPIPSTIFNMSNIRGISFLGNFFTGSLPADIGLGLPNLEELYLGYNNLTGSIPNSLSNASNIFRLGIGYNNFSGPFPRSFGNLKRLEYLNVNDNHFTREPSSPELTFFDSLTNCRHLRQLWIGYNPLDGNLPASVGNLSSSLDYVYAAYSEIRGSMPREIGYLSGLSFLFLQGNYLSGFIPSSIGNLENLQALNLYGNKMISGPIPEELCNLKNLGFLSLGNNEICCSIPACLGNIKSLRYVYLDSNKLIFSIPPSLWNLNDLLHLDVSSNFLESSLPPEIGNLKVATLLNVSKNQISGIIPSTIGAMQNMAELSFAENRLEGPIPESLGNMVALESLDLSHNKLSGGIPKSLVGLSHLNYLNVSYNRLSGEIPTGGPFANFSYDSFLSNEGLCGDARLQTPACRSNSPHRKRKKNVLLIVLISLMAASIIMLSVTLTIFLVIRCRKRKTIIATHQADSSPATLHGRVSYHDLQQATNGFSTSNLLGSGSYGSVYKATFGSTILAVKVFNLQTEGAFKSFDTECEVLRNVRHRNLAKVINSCSNVDFKALVLEYMPNGNLDDWLHSESCSLDIMQRVDIMIDVGSALDYLHHDYFVPVVHCDLKPSNVLLDEDMVAHVSDFGLAKLLGVGESIAQTKTLATIGYIAPEFGLEGLVSTRCDIYSYGIMLMEMFTRKKPTDEQFAENSSLRGWIRQSWPHAMDKIIDPELMIPEEKNKTGKMQCLSSIMELALRCTTDMPEERMNIKHVLAQLKTLRTMLENVVMH; encoded by the exons ATGGATCTTCCCCTTCTTTCAG AACTCCAGCACTTGCATCTAGCATTTAACAGtttcacaggtattattccaccGGCCATTTTCAATGCATCCAAGCTAGAGAGTTTAGTGTTGGGAGTTAATCAGTTACAAGGGGAAATTCCAAATGAAATTGGTAATCTTCAAGGCTTGACATGGTTGAGTTTGGGATCAAATCAGCTAACAGGCCTTGTACCACTTAGCCTGTTCAACATTTCATCGTTACGACGTTTGGTCCTGACAAACAATAGTTTGTCTGGAAACCTTCCTGTCGATATATGCTCGAATCTCCCAGAACTCATGGTACTTGCACTGTCTAACAATGAATTTGATGGACAAATTCCTTTGGACATCGACAAATgctcaaaccttcaaattttgtcATTATCATTCAATAGGTTCACTGGAGTGATACCTAGAAAGATTGGGAACTTGACTATGATATCTTCTTTATACCTTGGTCGAAATGATTTGGAAG GTgaaataccagaagagattgGATATCTCCGTAATCTAGAGATATTGGATGTGCAGAACTGTAGCCTAAGTGGTCCATTACCATTTTCTATAAGTAACATAACTTCACTTCGATTGCTCAACCTTTATGGCAATAAGCTCTCTGGCTCATTACCCCCGGATATGTGTTTGAACATGCCTGATCTCAGAGCATTTGATCTTGGAAATAATCAATTCAGTGGAACCATTCCAAAAGAATTTGGAAACTGCACTTCACTTTCTGACCTCTTCCTAAGAGAAAACAACCTAATAG GTGAGTTACCAATGGAGATTGGTAATCTTTTCAATTTGGGAAGATTAGATCTACACTACAACTTCTTAACAGGTCCTATTCCATCTACAATATTTAACATGTCAAACATAAGGGGCATTTCATTTTTGGGGAACTTCTTTACCGGAAGTCTTCCAGCAGATATAGGACTTGGCCTTCCTAATCTTGAAGAACTTTATCTTGGTTACAATAACCTGACTGGATCCATCCCTAACTCACTGTCAAACGCTTCCAACATTTTCCGGCTAGGAATTGGATATAATAACTTTTCTGGTCCTTTTCCGAGGTCATTTGGTAATCTAAAACGTTTAGAGTACCTAAATGTGAATGACAATCATTTCACAAGAGAACCTTCATCTCCAGAATTGACTTTCTTCGATTCCTTGACAAATTGCAGACATTTAAGACAACTGTGGATAGGTTATAATCCACTCGATGGAAATCTCCCCGCTTCTGTTGGAAATCTCTCAAGTTCTCTTGACTATGTTTATGCTGCTTATAGTGAAATCAGAGGCAGCATGCCCCGTGAAATTGGATATTTAAGTGGTTTGTCTTTCTTGTTTCTTCAAGGCAATTACTTGAGTGGATTCATTCCAAGTTCAATAGGGAATTTAGAGAATCTTCAAGCATTAAATTTGTATGGCAACAAAATGATAAGTGGACCTATCCCTGAGGAACTCTGCAATTTGAAGAATTTGGGATTCTTGAGTTTGGGAAATAATGAGATTTGCTGTTCTATACCAGCATGTTTAGGGAACATTAAATCTCTTAGATACGTTTACTTAGATTCCAACAAATTGATTTTTAGCATACCTCCCAGCCTGTGGAACCTCAATGATCTCTTGCATCTTGATGTGTCCTCAAATTTCTTGGAAAGCTCTCTACCTccagaaattggaaatttgaaagtcGCAACATTACTGAATGTATCGAAGAATCAAATCTCAGGAATTATCCCGAGCACAATTGGAGCAATGCAAAACATGGCTGAACTTTCTTTTGCAGAAAATAGACTAGAAGGGCCTATTCCAGAGTCATTGGGGAACATGGTTGCCTTGGAATCGTTGGACTTGTCTCATAACAAGCTCTCTGGTGGAATTCCCAAATCACTGGTAGGTCTTTCCCATCTTAACTATCTCAATGTATCTTACAACAGATTGAGTGGTGAAATTCCAACTGGAGGTCCTTTTGCGAACTTCTCTTATGATTCATTCCTTTCAAATGAGGGATTATGTGGTGATGCTAGATTGCAGACACCAGCATGTAGGTCTAATTCTCCTcataggaaaagaaaaaagaatgtgCTTCTTATTGTGTTGATCTCACTGATGGCTGCTTCAATCATAATGCTCTCAGTCACGCTCACCATCTTTTTGGTGATTAGATGTCGAAAGAGGAAAACAATCATTGCTACTCATCAGGCGGATTCTTCTCCAGCCACATTACATGGAAGAGTTTCGTACCATGACCTTCAACAAGCAACAAATGGATTCAGTACGAGCAACTTGCTCGGATCTGGAAGTTATGGGTCTGTTTACAAAGCTACATTTGGGAGTACTATATTGGCCGTTAAAGTATTCAATTTGCAAACAGAAGGCGCATTCAAGAGTTTCGATACAGAATGTGAAGTCTTGCGCAACGTTCGTCACAGAAATTTGGCTAAAGTCATCAATAGTTGCTCCAACGTTGATTTCAAAGCCTTGGTATTAGAGTACATGCCTAATGGAAACCTAGACGATTGGCTTCATTCTGAGAGTTGTTCCTTAGATATCATGCAGAGAGTAGACATAATGATTGATGTGGGATCAGCATTAGACTATCTCCATCATGACTATTTTGTGCCGGTTGTTCACTGTGATCTAAAGCCTAGCAATGTCCTACTCGATGAAGATATGGTTGCACATGTGAGTGACTTTGGGCTAGCAAAGTTATTAGGGGTAGGAGAAAGTATTGCACAAACCAAAACTCTTGCAACCATCGGGTACATTGCACCAG AGTTTGGATTGGAAGGACTGGTATCTACAAGGTGTGACATTTACAGCTATGGTATCATGTTGATGGAAATGTTTACAAGAAAAAAGCCAACAGATGAACAGTTTGCTGAAAATTCAAGCTTGAGGGGGTGGATAAGACAATCATGGCCACACGCGATGGACAAGATAATAGATCCTGAGCTAATGATACCAGAAGAGAAGAACAAAACAGGAAAGATGCAGTGCTTATCATCCATTATGGAATTAGCTCTGAGGTGCACAACGGACATGCCAGAGGAAAGAATGAATATCAAACATGTTCTTGCTCAACTCAAGACCCTCAGAACTATGTTGGAAAATGTAGTAATGCATTAA
- the LOC107804421 gene encoding uncharacterized protein LOC107804421 isoform X2, with product MGIYALVLVHFLYSNINTIMKRKNNFFSPLVVSIWHHFLILSATAEVNLKTDEAALLALKSYLTSDTYNILTSNWTSTTSVCQWIGVTCGSRHQRVTALDISNMGLIGTIPPHLGNLSFLVSLDISSNRFHGILPQDLSNLHRLEFINVTSNKFTGDIPSWFSLLPELQHLHLAFNSFTGIIPPAIFNASKLESLVLGVNQLQGEIPNEIGNLQGLTWLSLGSNQLTGLVPLSLFNISSLRRLVLTNNSLSGNLPVDICSNLPELMVLALSNNEFDGQIPLDIDKCSNLQILSLSFNRFTGVIPRKIGNLTMISSLYLGRNDLEGEIPEEIGYLRNLEILDVQNCSLSGPLPFSISNITSLRLLNLYGNKLSGSLPPDMCLNMPDLRAFDLGNNQFSGTIPKEFGNCTSLSDLFLRENNLIGELPMEIGNLFNLGRLDLHYNFLTGPIPSTIFNMSNIRGISFLGNFFTGSLPADIGLGLPNLEELYLGYNNLTGSIPNSLSNASNIFRLGIGYNNFSGPFPRSFGNLKRLEYLNVNDNHFTREPSSPELTFFDSLTNCRHLRQLWIGYNPLDGNLPASVGNLSSSLDYVYAAYSEIRGSMPREIGYLSGLSFLFLQGNYLSGFIPSSIGNLENLQALNLYGNKMISGPIPEELCNLKNLGFLSLGNNEICCSIPACLGNIKSLRYVYLDSNKLIFSIPPSLWNLNDLLHLDVSSNFLESSLPPEIGNLKVATLLNVSKNQISGIIPSTIGAMQNMAELSFAENRLEGPIPESLGNMVALESLDLSHNKLSGGIPKSLVGLSHLNYLNVSYNRLSGEIPTGGPFANFSYDSFLSNEGLCGDARLQTPACRSNSPHRKRKKNVLLIVLISLMAASIIMLSVTLTIFLVIRCRKRKTIIATHQADSSPATLHGRVSYHDLQQATNGFSTSNLLGSGSYGSVYKATFGSTILAVKVFNLQTEGAFKSFDTECEVLRNVRHRNLAKVINSCSNVDFKALVLEYMPNGNLDDWLHSESCSLDIMQRVDIMIDVGSALDYLHHDYFVPVVHCDLKPSNVLLDEDMVAHVSDFGLAKLLGVGESIAQTKTLATIGYIAPEFGLEGLVSTRCDIYSYGIMLMEMFTRKKPTDEQFAENSSLRGWIRQSWPHAMDKIIDPELMIPEEKNKTGKMQCLSSIMELALRCTTDMPEERMNIKHVLAQLKTLRTMLENVVMH from the exons ATGGGGATATATGCCTTAGTTCTGGTACACTTTCTCTATTCCAACATAAACACAATCATGAAGagaaaaaacaatttcttttCCCCTCTTGTAGTTTCAATATGGCACCATTTTCTGATATTATCAGCCACTGCAGAAGTCAACCTCAAAACTGATGAGGCTGCTCTTCTTGCTTTGAAATCCTATCTTACTTCTGATACTTACAATATCTTGACAAGCAACTGGACCTCAACCACTTCAGTTTGCCAGTGGATTGGCGTAACATGCGGCTCTCGCCATCAAAGAGTCACAGCCTTGGATATTTCCAACATGGGACTAATAGGCACCATCCCTCCTCACTTGGGAAATCTGTCTTTTCTGGTCTCCCTTGATATCAGTAGCAACCGTTTCCATGGAATTCTGCCTCAAGATTTGAGTAATTTGCACAGATTAGAATTTATAAATGTCACTTCTAATAAGTTCACTGGAGATATTCCCTCATGGTTTTCTCTTTTGCCAGAACTCCAGCACTTGCATCTAGCATTTAACAGtttcacaggtattattccaccGGCCATTTTCAATGCATCCAAGCTAGAGAGTTTAGTGTTGGGAGTTAATCAGTTACAAGGGGAAATTCCAAATGAAATTGGTAATCTTCAAGGCTTGACATGGTTGAGTTTGGGATCAAATCAGCTAACAGGCCTTGTACCACTTAGCCTGTTCAACATTTCATCGTTACGACGTTTGGTCCTGACAAACAATAGTTTGTCTGGAAACCTTCCTGTCGATATATGCTCGAATCTCCCAGAACTCATGGTACTTGCACTGTCTAACAATGAATTTGATGGACAAATTCCTTTGGACATCGACAAATgctcaaaccttcaaattttgtcATTATCATTCAATAGGTTCACTGGAGTGATACCTAGAAAGATTGGGAACTTGACTATGATATCTTCTTTATACCTTGGTCGAAATGATTTGGAAG GTgaaataccagaagagattgGATATCTCCGTAATCTAGAGATATTGGATGTGCAGAACTGTAGCCTAAGTGGTCCATTACCATTTTCTATAAGTAACATAACTTCACTTCGATTGCTCAACCTTTATGGCAATAAGCTCTCTGGCTCATTACCCCCGGATATGTGTTTGAACATGCCTGATCTCAGAGCATTTGATCTTGGAAATAATCAATTCAGTGGAACCATTCCAAAAGAATTTGGAAACTGCACTTCACTTTCTGACCTCTTCCTAAGAGAAAACAACCTAATAG GTGAGTTACCAATGGAGATTGGTAATCTTTTCAATTTGGGAAGATTAGATCTACACTACAACTTCTTAACAGGTCCTATTCCATCTACAATATTTAACATGTCAAACATAAGGGGCATTTCATTTTTGGGGAACTTCTTTACCGGAAGTCTTCCAGCAGATATAGGACTTGGCCTTCCTAATCTTGAAGAACTTTATCTTGGTTACAATAACCTGACTGGATCCATCCCTAACTCACTGTCAAACGCTTCCAACATTTTCCGGCTAGGAATTGGATATAATAACTTTTCTGGTCCTTTTCCGAGGTCATTTGGTAATCTAAAACGTTTAGAGTACCTAAATGTGAATGACAATCATTTCACAAGAGAACCTTCATCTCCAGAATTGACTTTCTTCGATTCCTTGACAAATTGCAGACATTTAAGACAACTGTGGATAGGTTATAATCCACTCGATGGAAATCTCCCCGCTTCTGTTGGAAATCTCTCAAGTTCTCTTGACTATGTTTATGCTGCTTATAGTGAAATCAGAGGCAGCATGCCCCGTGAAATTGGATATTTAAGTGGTTTGTCTTTCTTGTTTCTTCAAGGCAATTACTTGAGTGGATTCATTCCAAGTTCAATAGGGAATTTAGAGAATCTTCAAGCATTAAATTTGTATGGCAACAAAATGATAAGTGGACCTATCCCTGAGGAACTCTGCAATTTGAAGAATTTGGGATTCTTGAGTTTGGGAAATAATGAGATTTGCTGTTCTATACCAGCATGTTTAGGGAACATTAAATCTCTTAGATACGTTTACTTAGATTCCAACAAATTGATTTTTAGCATACCTCCCAGCCTGTGGAACCTCAATGATCTCTTGCATCTTGATGTGTCCTCAAATTTCTTGGAAAGCTCTCTACCTccagaaattggaaatttgaaagtcGCAACATTACTGAATGTATCGAAGAATCAAATCTCAGGAATTATCCCGAGCACAATTGGAGCAATGCAAAACATGGCTGAACTTTCTTTTGCAGAAAATAGACTAGAAGGGCCTATTCCAGAGTCATTGGGGAACATGGTTGCCTTGGAATCGTTGGACTTGTCTCATAACAAGCTCTCTGGTGGAATTCCCAAATCACTGGTAGGTCTTTCCCATCTTAACTATCTCAATGTATCTTACAACAGATTGAGTGGTGAAATTCCAACTGGAGGTCCTTTTGCGAACTTCTCTTATGATTCATTCCTTTCAAATGAGGGATTATGTGGTGATGCTAGATTGCAGACACCAGCATGTAGGTCTAATTCTCCTcataggaaaagaaaaaagaatgtgCTTCTTATTGTGTTGATCTCACTGATGGCTGCTTCAATCATAATGCTCTCAGTCACGCTCACCATCTTTTTGGTGATTAGATGTCGAAAGAGGAAAACAATCATTGCTACTCATCAGGCGGATTCTTCTCCAGCCACATTACATGGAAGAGTTTCGTACCATGACCTTCAACAAGCAACAAATGGATTCAGTACGAGCAACTTGCTCGGATCTGGAAGTTATGGGTCTGTTTACAAAGCTACATTTGGGAGTACTATATTGGCCGTTAAAGTATTCAATTTGCAAACAGAAGGCGCATTCAAGAGTTTCGATACAGAATGTGAAGTCTTGCGCAACGTTCGTCACAGAAATTTGGCTAAAGTCATCAATAGTTGCTCCAACGTTGATTTCAAAGCCTTGGTATTAGAGTACATGCCTAATGGAAACCTAGACGATTGGCTTCATTCTGAGAGTTGTTCCTTAGATATCATGCAGAGAGTAGACATAATGATTGATGTGGGATCAGCATTAGACTATCTCCATCATGACTATTTTGTGCCGGTTGTTCACTGTGATCTAAAGCCTAGCAATGTCCTACTCGATGAAGATATGGTTGCACATGTGAGTGACTTTGGGCTAGCAAAGTTATTAGGGGTAGGAGAAAGTATTGCACAAACCAAAACTCTTGCAACCATCGGGTACATTGCACCAG AGTTTGGATTGGAAGGACTGGTATCTACAAGGTGTGACATTTACAGCTATGGTATCATGTTGATGGAAATGTTTACAAGAAAAAAGCCAACAGATGAACAGTTTGCTGAAAATTCAAGCTTGAGGGGGTGGATAAGACAATCATGGCCACACGCGATGGACAAGATAATAGATCCTGAGCTAATGATACCAGAAGAGAAGAACAAAACAGGAAAGATGCAGTGCTTATCATCCATTATGGAATTAGCTCTGAGGTGCACAACGGACATGCCAGAGGAAAGAATGAATATCAAACATGTTCTTGCTCAACTCAAGACCCTCAGAACTATGTTGGAAAATGTAGTAATGCATTAA